The following are encoded together in the Thermococcus sibiricus MM 739 genome:
- the gdhA gene encoding glutamate dehydrogenase yields MVELDPFEMAIKQLERAAQYMEISEEALEFLKKPQRILEVSIPVEMDDGSVKVFTGFRVQHNWALGPTKGGIRWHPEETLSTVKALATWMTWKCATLGLPYGGGKGGVIVDPKKLSDREKEKLARGYIRAIYDIISPYTDVPAPDVYTNPQIMAWMMDEYEAISRRKVPSFGIITGKPVIVGGSLGRGTATAQGAVFTVREAAKALGIDLNGKTIAVQGYGNAGYYMAKLSKEQLGMKVVAVSDSKGGIYNPDGLDPDEVLKWKEEHGSVKDFPGATNITNEELLELEVEVLAPSAIEGVINKDNADKVKAKIVAEVANGPVTPEADDILHEKGILQIPDFLCNAGGVTVSYFEWVQNLMGYYWTEDEVREKLDRKMTEAFWGVYNIHKEKNIHMRDAAYVRAVSRVYEAMKARGWVKK; encoded by the coding sequence ATGGTTGAGCTAGACCCATTTGAGATGGCAATTAAGCAGTTGGAAAGGGCTGCTCAATATATGGAGATAAGTGAAGAGGCCCTTGAGTTCCTTAAGAAACCACAAAGAATTCTTGAAGTTAGCATTCCAGTTGAGATGGACGATGGTTCTGTAAAGGTTTTCACTGGTTTTAGAGTTCAACACAACTGGGCTCTCGGTCCAACAAAGGGTGGTATTAGATGGCACCCTGAAGAAACCCTAAGCACTGTCAAGGCATTGGCTACTTGGATGACATGGAAATGTGCTACTTTGGGATTACCCTATGGTGGAGGTAAGGGTGGAGTAATAGTTGATCCTAAGAAGCTCAGTGATAGAGAGAAGGAAAAACTCGCTAGAGGTTATATAAGGGCTATTTACGACATAATAAGCCCATATACTGATGTTCCTGCTCCTGACGTATATACCAATCCACAAATCATGGCTTGGATGATGGATGAGTATGAAGCAATCTCAAGGAGGAAGGTCCCATCCTTCGGTATCATCACAGGTAAGCCAGTTATAGTTGGCGGTTCTTTAGGAAGAGGCACTGCTACTGCTCAAGGCGCTGTCTTCACAGTTAGAGAAGCTGCAAAGGCCTTGGGCATTGATCTAAATGGAAAGACAATTGCAGTTCAAGGTTATGGTAATGCTGGTTATTACATGGCCAAACTATCTAAAGAGCAATTAGGCATGAAGGTAGTTGCAGTTAGCGACAGCAAAGGTGGTATTTACAACCCAGACGGCCTTGACCCAGATGAAGTCCTCAAGTGGAAAGAAGAGCACGGATCAGTTAAGGACTTCCCAGGTGCTACAAACATAACAAATGAAGAACTCCTTGAGTTGGAAGTGGAGGTTCTTGCTCCATCAGCTATTGAAGGGGTAATAAACAAAGATAATGCTGACAAAGTGAAAGCAAAGATAGTCGCTGAGGTTGCAAACGGTCCAGTCACTCCAGAAGCAGATGATATACTCCACGAGAAGGGCATCCTCCAGATCCCAGACTTCCTCTGTAACGCTGGTGGTGTTACAGTCAGCTACTTTGAGTGGGTACAAAACTTGATGGGCTACTACTGGACAGAAGATGAAGTGAGAGAGAAGCTCGATAGGAAGATGACTGAAGCATTCTGGGGTGTTTACAACATTCATAAGGAGAAGAATATTCACATGAGAGACGCTGCCTATGTAAGGGCAGTTAGCAGAGTATACGAAGCTATGAAGGCCCGCGGATGGGTCAAGAAGTGA
- the eif1A gene encoding translation initiation factor eIF-1A produces the protein MFMPRNDKNRSVEGEEVIRVPLPRNNQVFGVVEQALGSGWMDVRCVDNKIRRCRIPGRLRRKMWIRIGDVVIVEPWEVQSDERGDIVYRYTKTQIDWLLRKKKITQEFLSGGLTL, from the coding sequence ATGTTCATGCCAAGAAACGATAAAAATAGGAGTGTTGAGGGTGAAGAGGTTATTAGAGTTCCTCTTCCAAGGAATAACCAAGTATTTGGAGTAGTAGAACAAGCACTAGGATCAGGGTGGATGGATGTTAGATGTGTCGATAATAAGATAAGAAGATGCAGAATTCCTGGTAGACTTAGGAGAAAAATGTGGATTAGAATCGGGGACGTGGTAATAGTAGAGCCTTGGGAAGTTCAAAGTGACGAAAGAGGAGATATTGTGTATCGTTATACAAAAACCCAGATAGATTGGCTTTTAAGAAAGAAAAAAATTACACAAGAGTTTCTTAGCGGCGGTTTAACCCTGTGA
- a CDS encoding sodium-dependent transporter codes for MEQRDRWATKLGLILAMAGNAIGLGNFWRFPYQAAVNGGGAFMIPYFVALFLLGVPIMWVEWVTGRYGGKYGHGTLGPTFYLMARESLKPRSAVIFGMIGGMLAFSVTTLLNSYYLHIVGWSAAYTYFSITGAYFGKDSVEFLLGYLSNNMQVFIFWGLSVALLGIAVGQGVSKGIERWVKVMMPALYVAAILLVLRSLTLGSPVKPEWSSIKGFEFLWEPRFSEVTFKSALAAAGQIFFTLSLGMGIIQNYASYLGPEDDVALSGLATVSLNEFAEVILGGSIAIPIAFAYLGPEKAIAGGVGLAYIALPNVFMRMPGGQLFGAVWFLLLWFAGFTSAIAMYNYLTALLEEDLKINRKTGAAIVFILYLILGLPVVLDPTKATLDLYYLTELDNWVGSYLLVVLGLFDIIVAVWLFKPDNFWEELHKGAYIKVPGWIKPIIVYIAPIYTIILLLGSTRDYYKAGYFKAVPGYVGAPEYANWVWFARGMMLFILIIGAIEAYFAIKKKYAEELEKNEVIVKL; via the coding sequence ATGGAGCAAAGAGATAGATGGGCAACCAAATTGGGTTTAATCTTAGCGATGGCAGGAAACGCAATAGGTCTAGGAAACTTCTGGAGATTCCCATACCAGGCCGCTGTGAATGGTGGCGGTGCATTCATGATACCCTACTTTGTTGCATTGTTCCTCCTCGGAGTCCCCATCATGTGGGTAGAGTGGGTCACAGGTAGATATGGAGGTAAGTATGGGCACGGTACTTTAGGCCCAACATTCTACCTAATGGCTAGAGAAAGCTTGAAACCAAGAAGCGCTGTTATCTTTGGTATGATCGGTGGTATGTTAGCATTCTCAGTCACAACACTGCTTAACAGCTATTATCTGCACATTGTAGGATGGTCAGCAGCTTATACCTACTTCAGTATAACAGGAGCATACTTTGGAAAAGACTCCGTAGAGTTCCTTCTTGGCTATCTCAGCAACAATATGCAAGTGTTCATATTCTGGGGCCTTTCAGTTGCACTCCTTGGTATCGCAGTAGGCCAAGGTGTTAGCAAAGGTATTGAGAGATGGGTCAAGGTTATGATGCCTGCATTATATGTGGCAGCTATTTTATTGGTTTTAAGATCTCTCACTCTCGGTTCACCAGTGAAACCAGAGTGGAGTTCAATTAAAGGATTTGAATTCCTATGGGAGCCAAGATTTAGTGAAGTGACATTTAAGTCAGCTCTAGCAGCAGCAGGACAGATATTCTTCACTCTATCACTTGGTATGGGTATTATACAAAACTATGCTTCTTACCTAGGCCCAGAAGACGATGTAGCCCTCTCAGGCCTTGCAACAGTCTCACTTAACGAGTTTGCTGAAGTTATCCTCGGTGGTTCAATAGCCATACCAATAGCCTTCGCTTACCTAGGCCCAGAAAAGGCTATAGCAGGTGGTGTCGGTTTAGCATACATAGCATTACCAAACGTCTTTATGAGAATGCCTGGTGGACAGCTCTTCGGTGCTGTATGGTTCCTACTATTATGGTTCGCAGGATTCACGTCAGCTATAGCAATGTACAACTACCTAACAGCGTTGCTAGAGGAAGATCTTAAGATAAACAGAAAAACCGGTGCAGCAATTGTGTTCATACTCTACTTGATCCTTGGTCTTCCAGTTGTCCTTGATCCAACAAAAGCAACACTTGACCTCTATTACCTAACAGAGCTTGATAACTGGGTTGGTTCATACTTGCTCGTCGTGCTTGGACTCTTCGATATCATAGTTGCAGTGTGGCTCTTCAAACCAGACAACTTCTGGGAGGAACTTCACAAAGGAGCGTACATTAAAGTTCCTGGCTGGATCAAACCTATTATTGTGTACATAGCTCCAATTTACACAATAATACTTCTATTAGGAAGCACAAGAGACTACTACAAAGCAGGCTACTTCAAGGCAGTGCCTGGTTACGTTGGTGCACCAGAATATGCTAACTGGGTCTGGTTTGCAAGAGGTATGATGCTATTCATCCTCATCATTGGTGCCATTGAAGCATACTTTGCTATCAAGAAGAAGTACGCCGAAGAACTAGAAAAGAACGAGGTAATAGTAAAGCTTTGA